One genomic region from Candidatus Hydrogenedens sp. encodes:
- a CDS encoding DnaA/Hda family protein has protein sequence MLTWNRDSESEKKQRQKTSSGKDTEPQKTKYGTRDSHVDNAHKRLGELLLEERLITKEQLNQALEIQSKTGRFLGKILIEKGFIDRDVLANCLSKQCRIPHIKLVEYDINSDVVKLIPEEVCRKRYLLPIDKLGRIVTVAMVDPLDTEALEEVKSHCPDLRIKPILCSWEDLEKAFEKAFRKNRISTDILSTLGYKTTEPEKKEQEVVDSVEIKEENPPLSTDVNEAVLEEIEKEYEEEIPEKVTDYETEQSQVAVISEPIPTPTQVIIDTSLVQAIQDLPKMLADSIRDSLTQVNINIPSPTVIPPPPSITPEHFAEFIGEMKNTFRESISQFAHEIHARLREEMIQGQNQVATMIQEGVSHVISNAVTAMLDNLKLELSSIEKENKINIEQIAETMREGIGEISQQLLNTISEEIRNSAQVMSQMSIEVTKSIGEVVQKIDQTDQKEPKEAFTPEKMQEVLVTVKESIVSGIQNTLEDAITKLIQELKETPEAEEPDPVLLSLTEAIQKLDHAIIENQKQQELQTQKMAQITESILRSVSETTTQTINEIKKERESENSDLAREKSIIEPLIPELKEVVQQVKESVQKTQEMHNEQTQKIARLTETTLESVQQTAQLVETLSIMEGKRVETLEEKKQRLASVAPFGKGSSTPPPEIEESDKEVWKALESEQPLETLTFDNFFPGTVNAFTFKLSKAVAENPGTEYNPFFLYGNVGIGKTHLISAIGNEILKKHPKMRVGYVSASHFSRRLAEALKEGALDLFRENYCHWDVLILDDIQFMGGKVEAQEEFFHVFNVLHQSKRQIIIASDKAPDRLGLLEQRLVSRFASGIVAELKSPEWETRMQILHNQVKMADVKVPEEVLSLIAMRVPNDIRKMMGSLKKIIAFAKLVGQNITCEMADEILSHLGIAAA, from the coding sequence ATAAAAGATTAGGAGAACTGCTTCTCGAAGAAAGATTAATTACAAAAGAACAACTTAATCAAGCATTAGAAATTCAATCTAAAACAGGAAGATTTTTAGGAAAGATATTAATAGAAAAAGGATTTATAGATAGGGATGTATTAGCAAACTGCCTATCAAAACAATGTCGAATACCGCATATTAAACTTGTTGAGTATGATATCAATTCTGATGTCGTTAAATTAATTCCAGAAGAAGTTTGTAGGAAAAGATACTTATTACCCATCGATAAATTAGGAAGAATAGTGACAGTTGCTATGGTTGACCCCTTGGATACAGAGGCATTAGAAGAAGTAAAAAGTCACTGTCCAGATTTGAGGATAAAGCCAATCCTATGTAGTTGGGAGGATTTAGAAAAAGCATTTGAAAAAGCATTTCGTAAAAATCGAATTAGTACAGACATATTATCCACACTTGGTTACAAAACAACAGAACCAGAAAAAAAAGAGCAGGAAGTAGTAGATTCAGTTGAAATAAAGGAAGAAAATCCACCACTTTCTACTGATGTTAATGAAGCGGTATTAGAAGAAATAGAGAAGGAATATGAAGAAGAAATACCTGAGAAGGTAACGGACTATGAAACGGAACAATCACAGGTGGCGGTAATTTCTGAACCTATTCCAACACCGACACAAGTTATAATAGACACATCATTAGTTCAAGCAATTCAAGACCTTCCAAAAATGCTTGCTGATTCAATCCGAGATTCATTAACTCAAGTAAATATAAATATTCCTTCACCGACAGTAATTCCTCCGCCACCTTCAATCACTCCTGAACATTTTGCTGAATTTATTGGAGAGATGAAAAATACATTTCGAGAATCAATATCGCAATTTGCCCATGAAATACACGCACGTTTAAGAGAAGAAATGATACAGGGGCAAAATCAAGTAGCAACAATGATACAAGAAGGTGTGAGCCATGTTATAAGTAATGCAGTCACAGCTATGCTTGATAACTTGAAGTTAGAACTATCGTCAATAGAGAAAGAAAATAAAATAAACATAGAGCAAATAGCGGAGACGATGCGTGAAGGAATTGGAGAAATATCTCAACAACTGTTAAATACGATTTCAGAAGAGATACGAAATTCAGCACAAGTAATGAGTCAGATGTCAATAGAGGTAACTAAGAGCATTGGTGAAGTCGTCCAAAAGATAGACCAAACGGATCAAAAAGAACCTAAAGAAGCATTCACACCTGAAAAAATGCAGGAAGTATTAGTAACAGTAAAAGAATCTATTGTTAGCGGTATTCAAAATACTCTTGAAGATGCAATAACAAAACTTATTCAGGAATTAAAAGAAACTCCAGAAGCAGAAGAACCCGACCCTGTTCTACTTAGTCTCACAGAAGCAATCCAAAAATTAGACCATGCCATTATTGAAAACCAAAAACAGCAAGAATTGCAAACTCAAAAAATGGCACAAATAACAGAGTCCATACTTCGTTCCGTAAGCGAAACAACTACACAAACAATAAACGAAATAAAAAAGGAACGGGAGAGTGAAAACAGCGATTTAGCGAGGGAAAAATCAATTATTGAACCGCTCATTCCAGAGCTAAAAGAAGTGGTTCAACAAGTCAAAGAATCGGTTCAGAAAACTCAAGAAATGCACAATGAGCAAACACAAAAAATAGCCCGATTAACAGAAACAACATTAGAATCAGTTCAACAAACTGCCCAATTAGTAGAAACATTAAGTATTATGGAAGGAAAAAGGGTAGAAACATTAGAAGAAAAGAAACAACGATTAGCATCTGTTGCTCCGTTTGGCAAAGGTTCGTCAACACCTCCACCAGAAATTGAAGAGTCCGACAAAGAGGTATGGAAGGCATTAGAATCTGAACAGCCGTTAGAGACCCTTACATTTGATAATTTCTTCCCCGGTACTGTAAACGCTTTCACATTTAAATTAAGTAAAGCAGTAGCAGAAAATCCAGGAACAGAATATAATCCATTTTTCCTCTACGGTAATGTCGGCATAGGCAAAACACACCTTATTAGTGCTATTGGTAACGAGATATTAAAGAAACATCCCAAAATGAGAGTAGGTTACGTTTCAGCAAGTCATTTCTCCAGAAGACTTGCCGAAGCACTTAAAGAAGGTGCTCTGGATCTATTTCGCGAAAATTATTGTCATTGGGATGTGCTAATTCTTGATGATATTCAGTTTATGGGTGGTAAAGTTGAAGCACAGGAAGAATTTTTCCACGTTTTTAACGTGCTACATCAAAGCAAAAGACAGATAATAATTGCAAGCGATAAAGCACCTGACCGATTAGGTTTGCTTGAGCAAAGATTAGTTTCCCGTTTTGCAAGTGGAATTGTTGCGGAATTAAAATCCCCAGAATGGGAAACACGGATGCAAATCCTACATAATCAAGTTAAAATGGCAGATGTTAAAGTGCCAGAAGAAGTGCTAAGTTTAATAGCGATGCGTGTTCCCAACGATATTAGGAAAATGATGGGTTCACTAAAGAAAATTATTGCCTTTGCTAAACTGGTAGGCCAAAACATTACCTGTGAAATGGCAGACGAAATATTAAGTCATTTAGGAATTGCCGCTGCTTAA
- a CDS encoding ATPase, T2SS/T4P/T4SS family — protein MRIAKKKLPEMLLELGVITKEKLNECIKIQQQTGKNLQDILLEKKYITEEVLVETLSEQLQIPHIRVSNYSIPKEVLAEVPESLAKQYQVLPISVTGDILTLAMSNPLNILALDDIRMITGKEIEPVIAMPSELREVIERNYSGDRASELFASLLAEHAQQEELEEVKTVTEEVEDVSKVESVEEDEPVKKMARLIVLDALERGASDIHIEPFEKIIRVRYRVDGVLEEAKSPPKSIQSNLIARFKILSGCRIDEHRLPQDGRFRIRFRGREIDFRVAFLPCKYGEKIVLRVLDKSNLMLDLEAMGFEPQPLEALNHALKLPHGMILLTGPTGSGKTTTLYSCLTRLNTIETNIVTVEDPIEYELFGINQVQVQARIGFTFAEALRQILRQDPNIVMVGEIRDGETADIAVKAALTGHLVLSTLHTNDAAGVFPRLIDMGIEPFLVQSSVALAAAQRLLKRVCKECKENIIVPNEVLERIQYRGFSHIPNPQFVRGHGCPKCKDSGYKGRIACLEAMLNWPELHQLVLNRASAYEIKKQAVACGMKTLRQNALALAARGFTTIEQVLEHTIAD, from the coding sequence GTGAGAATTGCAAAGAAAAAATTACCAGAAATGTTATTAGAACTTGGAGTAATAACAAAAGAAAAACTTAACGAATGTATTAAAATACAACAACAAACTGGTAAGAATCTCCAAGATATACTCCTCGAAAAAAAGTATATAACAGAGGAAGTTTTAGTCGAAACTTTAAGTGAACAACTACAAATACCGCATATCCGAGTATCTAATTATTCGATTCCAAAGGAAGTTCTTGCGGAAGTCCCAGAAAGTTTAGCTAAACAATACCAAGTTCTCCCTATATCTGTTACAGGAGATATTCTTACGTTAGCAATGTCAAACCCATTAAATATCCTTGCATTAGACGACATCCGTATGATTACAGGCAAGGAGATTGAACCTGTTATTGCAATGCCTTCTGAATTACGCGAAGTCATCGAAAGAAATTATAGTGGCGATAGAGCTTCAGAACTGTTTGCATCCTTGTTAGCCGAGCATGCCCAACAAGAAGAATTGGAAGAAGTGAAAACAGTAACAGAAGAAGTCGAAGACGTTAGCAAAGTTGAGTCTGTTGAAGAAGATGAGCCCGTAAAGAAAATGGCTCGACTAATTGTATTAGATGCTTTAGAAAGAGGTGCATCCGATATTCATATAGAACCATTTGAAAAAATAATTCGTGTTCGTTATCGTGTTGATGGTGTCCTTGAAGAGGCAAAATCACCTCCCAAATCAATACAGTCCAACCTTATTGCCCGATTTAAAATTCTTTCAGGGTGCCGAATTGATGAACATCGACTACCTCAAGACGGTCGTTTTCGTATTCGTTTCCGTGGAAGAGAGATTGACTTTCGTGTAGCATTTTTGCCCTGTAAATATGGCGAGAAAATCGTATTACGTGTTTTAGATAAAAGTAATCTAATGCTCGACCTCGAGGCTATGGGGTTTGAACCTCAACCATTAGAAGCCTTAAACCATGCATTAAAACTTCCTCATGGTATGATTCTTTTAACAGGACCTACAGGAAGTGGTAAAACAACAACACTTTACAGTTGTTTAACACGTCTAAATACAATTGAAACTAATATTGTCACCGTTGAAGATCCTATCGAATATGAACTCTTCGGTATTAATCAGGTGCAGGTTCAAGCACGTATTGGATTTACATTTGCCGAAGCATTAAGACAAATTCTCCGTCAAGACCCCAATATCGTTATGGTCGGTGAAATTCGTGATGGTGAAACAGCAGACATAGCGGTAAAAGCAGCTCTAACGGGGCACCTTGTTTTGAGTACATTACACACAAATGATGCGGCAGGCGTGTTCCCCCGATTGATTGATATGGGAATAGAGCCTTTCTTGGTTCAATCCTCCGTAGCATTAGCAGCTGCACAACGATTACTTAAACGGGTTTGTAAAGAATGTAAAGAAAATATAATTGTTCCAAATGAAGTATTAGAACGCATACAATATCGTGGTTTTTCACATATACCAAATCCTCAATTTGTAAGAGGGCATGGTTGTCCTAAATGCAAGGATTCAGGTTATAAAGGACGAATTGCCTGCCTTGAAGCAATGCTAAATTGGCCTGAACTTCATCAGCTTGTTTTGAATCGTGCATCTGCATATGAGATTAAAAAACAAGCTGTTGCCTGTGGCATGAAAACATTACGACAAAATGCACTTGCCCTTGCTGCACGTGGTTTCACGACGATTGAACAAGTCCTTGAACACACAATCGCTGATTGA
- a CDS encoding segregation/condensation protein A — protein MDIQEKISGLISKDSLRLKLEQFEGPFEILLYLIKEQEIDIFDIPIVQITEQYLEILDLMKEQRLEIAGDFLVMAATLIHIKSRMLLPDIEEMEEVEEEDPRLELVEHLLEYRKFKELGKRLGDLEEQQYNYLPRKFPSYLEPLVQEEWVEVTLADLMKSIKRVLHYLLEPTIQAIELEKYTVEDKIVEIWDKITNQGSVISSELFKKCETTIEKVCIVLAILELCRQCKILIHQQHPYGPFYLYLNKNYQKQLINTSD, from the coding sequence ATGGATATACAAGAAAAAATATCAGGGCTTATTTCTAAAGACTCCCTACGATTAAAATTGGAACAATTCGAGGGACCTTTTGAGATATTACTTTATCTTATAAAAGAACAAGAAATTGATATCTTTGATATACCTATTGTTCAAATAACAGAACAATACCTTGAAATTCTTGATTTAATGAAAGAGCAACGATTGGAAATTGCTGGCGATTTCCTTGTTATGGCGGCGACATTAATTCACATTAAGTCACGGATGTTATTACCAGATATTGAAGAGATGGAAGAGGTAGAGGAAGAAGACCCACGATTGGAATTAGTAGAACATTTACTTGAATATCGAAAATTTAAGGAATTAGGTAAGAGATTGGGAGATTTAGAAGAACAACAATATAACTATCTCCCTCGAAAATTTCCATCTTATTTAGAGCCGTTAGTTCAAGAGGAATGGGTTGAGGTTACATTAGCAGATTTAATGAAATCCATTAAACGGGTACTACACTACTTACTGGAGCCGACAATACAGGCGATTGAACTTGAGAAGTATACCGTTGAAGATAAAATAGTAGAAATTTGGGATAAGATAACAAATCAAGGAAGTGTTATATCATCAGAATTATTTAAAAAATGTGAAACTACAATTGAAAAAGTTTGCATTGTCCTTGCTATTTTAGAGTTATGTAGACAATGCAAAATCCTAATTCATCAACAACATCCATACGGCCCATTTTATTTGTATTTGAATAAAAATTATCAAAAGCAACTGATTAACACAAGTGATTAA
- a CDS encoding YraN family protein, with amino-acid sequence MIKWLLKILPLRREASELLPFELGKAGEEEAIKYLKKKGLKILGKNIKIGRKEIDIVAEENDEIVFVEVKTCRNENWTYPENKVDYKKKENIRKTAHRYIKKYNVRKKYYRFDIIAITWEPEKSIHWIKNAF; translated from the coding sequence GTGATTAAGTGGCTTTTAAAAATATTACCATTAAGGCGAGAAGCATCAGAATTACTTCCTTTTGAGTTAGGAAAAGCAGGAGAAGAAGAGGCTATAAAATATCTAAAGAAAAAAGGATTAAAAATTTTAGGTAAAAATATAAAGATAGGCAGAAAAGAAATTGATATTGTCGCTGAAGAAAACGACGAAATAGTTTTTGTTGAAGTTAAAACATGTAGGAACGAAAATTGGACATATCCAGAAAACAAAGTAGATTATAAAAAAAAGGAGAATATTAGAAAGACAGCACATCGCTACATAAAAAAATATAATGTGAGAAAAAAATATTATCGGTTTGATATTATTGCAATTACATGGGAACCAGAGAAATCAATACACTGGATAAAAAATGCCTTTTAG
- a CDS encoding sialidase family protein produces MKVLNFSTSLVMISLLINSISFADEPNTSLQEGKDFLVICRDGGAGGYEAFPDVCRLPDGRLFCVFYDGYAHVALPNENHPKGGRISGIFSSDEGKTWSVPFVVYDSPYDDRDPSIAVIDGKKLICNFFSLKPVENQNKRYEGLGTWVIVSEDMGKKWSEPKQLFPDYYCSSPIRALPNGNLIIPLYTDKRKNGCGAVSISTDKGVSWCKPIDIDYGDLKLDAEPDICVLKNQNLFIAQRGHSDLTMGYSLSTDGGNTWSKSEALPFSGHCPYLHRTPTGVLVMGIRYPHKGTYITISIDEAKTWSNPILVDSCIGAYPSMVTLKDNSILIVYYEEGEGSNLRARKFNVNPSGEVQWLSWK; encoded by the coding sequence ATGAAGGTATTAAATTTTTCAACATCTCTGGTTATGATAAGCCTTCTGATAAACAGCATATCGTTTGCTGATGAACCTAATACGTCTTTACAAGAGGGTAAGGATTTCCTCGTAATCTGTAGAGATGGTGGGGCAGGTGGGTATGAAGCATTTCCAGATGTGTGTCGTCTCCCTGATGGAAGGCTTTTTTGTGTATTCTATGATGGATACGCACATGTAGCCTTACCCAATGAAAATCACCCAAAAGGTGGTAGAATCTCAGGAATATTTTCTTCCGATGAGGGGAAAACATGGAGTGTTCCTTTTGTTGTATATGATAGTCCTTATGATGACCGTGACCCTTCTATAGCCGTTATCGATGGTAAAAAACTAATTTGTAATTTTTTCTCGTTGAAACCCGTAGAAAATCAAAATAAACGATATGAAGGTTTAGGAACATGGGTTATCGTATCGGAAGATATGGGGAAAAAGTGGTCGGAACCTAAACAACTTTTTCCTGATTATTATTGCAGTTCCCCTATACGAGCTCTCCCAAACGGAAATTTGATAATCCCTTTATATACAGATAAACGGAAAAATGGGTGTGGTGCGGTATCTATTTCTACAGACAAGGGGGTTAGCTGGTGTAAACCAATAGATATTGATTATGGAGATTTAAAACTTGATGCAGAACCTGATATATGCGTATTAAAAAATCAAAATTTATTCATTGCTCAACGGGGTCACAGTGATTTAACAATGGGTTATTCACTATCTACAGATGGCGGTAATACATGGAGTAAGAGTGAAGCACTCCCTTTTTCAGGACATTGCCCATATTTACATCGCACTCCAACGGGCGTCTTAGTTATGGGTATTCGATACCCACATAAAGGAACTTACATAACTATTAGCATAGATGAGGCTAAAACATGGAGTAATCCTATCCTGGTTGACTCTTGTATTGGGGCATACCCTTCTATGGTAACATTAAAAGACAACAGCATCCTTATTGTCTATTATGAAGAAGGGGAGGGGTCTAATTTGCGGGCAAGGAAATTTAATGTCAATCCTTCGGGCGAAGTACAGTGGCTATCGTGGAAATAA
- a CDS encoding nitroreductase family protein codes for MSDMIKIIKERRTIRKYLPKPLSEELLNTVLEAGRWAQSWANTQCWQVIVVKDEKIKKSLQETLPKGNPSYQAIMDAPVVLCLCGKKNLSGYYKGQVCTHFGDWMLFDLGIFAQNIALTAYSLGLGTVIVSLLDHNKAKEILGLSDDVELVSLMPLGFPADTPSPPPRKELKDFVKYM; via the coding sequence ATGAGCGATATGATTAAAATTATTAAAGAACGACGGACAATACGTAAATACCTGCCAAAGCCTTTGTCAGAAGAATTGCTAAATACAGTGTTAGAAGCTGGACGCTGGGCTCAGTCTTGGGCAAATACCCAATGTTGGCAGGTTATTGTAGTGAAAGATGAAAAGATAAAAAAGTCACTTCAAGAAACACTTCCTAAAGGGAATCCTTCTTATCAGGCAATTATGGACGCCCCTGTGGTGTTATGTCTGTGTGGGAAGAAAAATCTCTCTGGATATTATAAAGGGCAAGTATGTACACACTTTGGTGACTGGATGTTATTCGATTTAGGAATATTTGCACAGAATATCGCCTTGACTGCTTATAGTTTGGGATTGGGAACAGTAATCGTGAGTTTGTTAGACCACAACAAGGCAAAAGAGATATTAGGACTTTCAGACGATGTTGAATTAGTATCATTAATGCCCCTTGGTTTTCCCGCCGATACACCCTCTCCACCACCGCGAAAGGAACTAAAAGATTTCGTTAAATATATGTGA
- a CDS encoding glycoside hydrolase family 38 C-terminal domain-containing protein, with product MPKRRIHLLCNAHLDPCWLWEWEEGAGEALSTFRTAVELCEQFEEFIFNHNEVILYKWVEQFDPELFERIRVQVQKKKWNIMGGWFLQPDCNMPSGESFVRHILIGKNYFKDKFGVDPKTAINFDPFGHSRGLVQILAKSGYKYYLFGRPHAEIFSLPEKGFIWQGYDGSEILAYRFIGWYNAPLGKAREKVEQWIQDHPEHTTGLVLWGVGNHGGGPSFKDCQDLRDIIHHEKEDDIFHSTPDLFFEELQQEQISFPMVMRDLNPWAPGCYTSQIRIKQKHRQLENELYMTEKMASICAIHGLMEYPSQEFKDALENLLLAEFHDILPGSSIPPVEEKGIQILDYGLNIVSRIKARCFFSLCRTEEIISKQIVPIFGFNPHPFPITQIFDVEFCLPDFNFEDTFVYPQMFIDGNKIPSQVEKEHGNVAVDWRKRMVFKATLAPAQITRINCSTELVLPEKPQPKSQITDGVIEVRGEHIHAGVNVQTGLMDFYRVDGVDYLNTSAFLPIVIQDNEDPWGSEVTCYHNIKGHFSIIDKEEVPEICGIKSDTLAPVHVIEDGEVRTVVEAIFKYNHSYIIMQYKIPKIVAEIEVDVRVFWFEKDCMLKLCIPVPWEDTEYVGQVVFGKDQLLGEEYEVVAQKWVAGYSPINKCALTIINDGIYGSDFINNTIRLTLLHSPAYSSLPFKNRPLVPQDRFTPRMEQGERIFRFWLQGGNSSVRFRTIDNEALAHNEKPMFLSFYPTKKGQPFTSGIIVDNNSIVLSAFKKAETKEGFIIRLYEPTGNVQQSNVIIPPLNTQFTVQLQPFEIKTYYVDTHQKKVHECDLLENILSS from the coding sequence ATGCCAAAAAGAAGGATTCATTTATTGTGTAATGCTCATTTAGACCCTTGTTGGTTATGGGAATGGGAAGAAGGAGCAGGAGAAGCCTTATCTACTTTTCGTACTGCGGTAGAATTATGTGAGCAATTTGAGGAGTTTATTTTTAATCATAATGAAGTTATCTTATATAAATGGGTTGAACAATTTGACCCTGAATTATTTGAGAGGATACGGGTTCAGGTGCAAAAAAAGAAATGGAATATTATGGGGGGATGGTTTTTACAACCAGATTGCAATATGCCATCTGGAGAATCTTTTGTGCGTCATATTCTCATTGGTAAGAATTATTTCAAGGATAAATTTGGGGTAGACCCAAAAACGGCTATTAACTTTGACCCTTTTGGTCATTCTCGTGGTTTGGTTCAAATTCTTGCCAAATCTGGGTACAAATATTATCTATTTGGTAGACCTCATGCGGAAATATTTTCATTACCAGAAAAAGGTTTTATATGGCAAGGTTATGACGGTTCAGAAATATTAGCATATAGGTTTATAGGTTGGTATAATGCCCCGTTAGGCAAAGCACGAGAAAAAGTTGAACAATGGATACAAGACCATCCAGAACATACCACAGGTCTTGTATTATGGGGTGTTGGAAATCATGGTGGAGGACCTTCATTCAAAGATTGTCAGGACTTAAGAGACATTATACATCACGAGAAGGAGGACGACATTTTTCATTCAACACCTGACCTATTCTTTGAGGAATTACAACAAGAACAAATTTCTTTTCCTATGGTCATGAGGGATTTAAATCCATGGGCACCGGGTTGTTATACCTCACAAATTCGAATTAAACAGAAGCATCGCCAATTGGAAAATGAATTATATATGACTGAAAAGATGGCGAGTATTTGTGCTATTCATGGATTAATGGAATATCCATCTCAAGAATTTAAGGATGCCCTTGAAAACTTATTACTTGCAGAATTTCATGACATTTTACCTGGTTCATCTATTCCGCCAGTAGAAGAAAAAGGGATACAAATATTAGACTATGGGTTAAATATTGTATCCCGCATCAAAGCACGGTGTTTTTTTTCATTGTGTAGAACAGAAGAAATAATTTCTAAACAAATAGTACCTATTTTTGGTTTTAATCCTCATCCTTTCCCGATAACTCAAATTTTTGATGTTGAATTTTGCTTACCTGATTTTAATTTTGAGGATACTTTTGTTTATCCACAAATGTTTATAGATGGTAATAAAATTCCTTCTCAAGTAGAGAAAGAACATGGTAATGTTGCGGTGGATTGGCGGAAACGAATGGTGTTTAAGGCAACATTGGCACCAGCCCAGATAACTCGTATTAACTGCTCTACGGAACTGGTTTTACCTGAAAAACCACAACCTAAATCTCAAATTACTGACGGGGTCATTGAAGTTAGAGGAGAACATATTCACGCTGGGGTTAATGTTCAAACAGGATTAATGGATTTTTATCGTGTTGATGGTGTTGATTATTTGAATACCTCTGCTTTTTTGCCGATTGTAATTCAAGATAACGAAGACCCATGGGGAAGTGAAGTAACATGTTATCACAATATTAAGGGGCACTTTTCAATAATCGATAAGGAAGAGGTCCCAGAGATATGTGGCATAAAAAGTGATACACTGGCACCAGTTCATGTTATTGAAGATGGGGAGGTTAGAACTGTCGTTGAAGCCATATTTAAATACAACCATTCTTACATAATTATGCAATATAAGATTCCTAAAATAGTTGCGGAGATTGAAGTAGATGTTCGTGTCTTTTGGTTTGAAAAGGACTGCATGCTAAAACTGTGCATTCCAGTCCCATGGGAGGACACGGAGTATGTGGGTCAAGTGGTGTTTGGTAAGGATCAATTACTGGGTGAAGAGTATGAAGTTGTAGCACAGAAATGGGTAGCAGGATATTCGCCTATTAACAAGTGTGCTTTAACAATTATTAATGATGGTATCTATGGTTCCGATTTTATTAATAATACCATTCGACTTACATTACTCCATTCACCTGCTTATTCATCGTTGCCCTTCAAAAATAGACCATTAGTACCCCAAGATAGATTTACTCCACGAATGGAACAAGGAGAGCGAATTTTCCGATTTTGGTTGCAAGGAGGAAATTCTTCTGTGAGGTTTCGTACTATTGATAACGAGGCTCTTGCTCATAATGAGAAACCCATGTTTTTATCTTTTTACCCAACGAAGAAAGGACAACCTTTTACATCAGGTATCATTGTTGACAATAATTCTATTGTACTGTCTGCATTTAAGAAAGCTGAGACCAAGGAAGGATTCATTATACGACTTTATGAACCTACCGGGAATGTTCAGCAAAGCAACGTAATTATTCCACCTCTTAATACTCAATTTACAGTACAATTACAGCCTTTCGAAATTAAAACCTATTATGTAGATACACACCAAAAAAAGGTTCATGAATGTGATTTACTTGAAAATATTCTGTCATCCTGA
- a CDS encoding GntR family transcriptional regulator, whose product MKNKESKKKILSTRSKIIADELSRRIVNKVYLPGEKLPTERELAEEFQATRHSIREALKRLEALGLVKIRQGSGIIAQDIDLIGGLELFDTLIKDEQGNINLSLLKDILEFRDHMVRQVVRLAAERHTQEELDELRYLFQKRKSFIHNQDELQKINERFFKLFAQATRNQIYELLYNTMWQAFLKINEMVDILLIGKQKLDRLAERILEAFESRDGELAELILSRHLEFVQQQFEISLKTVEKK is encoded by the coding sequence ATGAAAAATAAAGAGAGTAAGAAGAAAATTTTATCGACGAGGTCAAAAATAATTGCTGATGAATTATCCAGAAGAATTGTAAATAAAGTTTATCTTCCTGGTGAGAAATTACCCACAGAACGGGAACTTGCGGAAGAATTTCAAGCAACGAGGCATAGTATTCGTGAAGCACTTAAACGGCTTGAAGCGTTGGGGTTGGTTAAAATACGACAAGGTTCTGGAATCATTGCTCAAGATATAGACCTCATCGGAGGCTTGGAGTTATTTGATACTCTTATTAAGGATGAACAAGGAAATATCAATTTATCGTTGTTAAAAGATATTCTTGAGTTTCGAGACCACATGGTTCGACAAGTGGTACGACTTGCGGCAGAGAGACATACTCAAGAGGAGCTGGATGAGTTGCGATATCTTTTCCAAAAACGGAAGTCTTTCATTCATAATCAAGATGAGTTGCAAAAGATTAATGAACGTTTTTTTAAGCTTTTTGCACAGGCTACCCGCAATCAAATTTATGAATTGCTTTACAATACAATGTGGCAAGCATTTTTAAAAATAAATGAGATGGTTGATATTCTTCTGATTGGGAAACAAAAATTAGACCGTTTAGCAGAACGAATATTAGAAGCGTTTGAGTCCCGTGATGGTGAATTAGCCGAATTGATTTTGTCACGCCACTTAGAGTTTGTGCAACAGCAATTTGAAATTTCACTTAAAACCGTTGAAAAGAAATAA